A genomic window from Methanovulcanius yangii includes:
- a CDS encoding 2-phospho-L-lactate transferase CofD family protein, with translation MITVLVGGQDTLKILSGMRSILDDHQVTVVCSTADGRWGPSGLALPTIDSVIYLYAGIINERNWQGIDGDTSITGKTLERIGYPEYPSYGDRERALHIMRSVLLDGGESLTRAVMNGAAGYHVEASVLPVADSIPETLVSTSTGESLSLPDYREMYGEERPDHACSLIIRRPPPATDAVIQAVSDADVVIIGPGNPVSSLVTILACKGMKEALRETNVVAYAPYTRERAAGWREKQYEKPEHMTFPFFDGYADVLIADTRDPAIIDGALRMDTRTDTKRQRESHAWDLLATIRSLTIKGRQ, from the coding sequence ATGATAACCGTACTCGTAGGAGGGCAGGATACACTGAAGATTCTCTCGGGAATGCGATCCATTCTCGATGATCATCAGGTGACCGTCGTATGCTCCACGGCTGATGGGAGGTGGGGACCTTCGGGCCTAGCCCTTCCCACCATCGACAGCGTCATCTACCTCTATGCTGGTATCATAAATGAACGAAACTGGCAGGGGATTGACGGTGACACCTCGATAACGGGAAAGACGCTCGAACGCATCGGATATCCTGAGTATCCCTCCTATGGCGACAGGGAACGGGCTCTCCATATCATGCGTTCGGTACTCCTTGACGGAGGTGAGTCCCTGACTCGGGCGGTGATGAACGGAGCCGCGGGATACCATGTCGAGGCCTCGGTCCTGCCGGTGGCAGACAGCATCCCGGAAACGCTGGTCTCGACTTCTACGGGAGAGAGTTTGTCACTCCCCGATTACCGGGAGATGTACGGGGAAGAGAGGCCGGACCACGCCTGTTCGTTGATCATACGCCGCCCGCCCCCTGCAACCGATGCAGTTATACAGGCCGTTTCCGATGCAGACGTCGTCATCATCGGGCCGGGAAATCCGGTAAGTTCTCTCGTAACAATCCTGGCCTGCAAGGGTATGAAGGAGGCACTTCGCGAAACAAATGTCGTAGCCTATGCACCGTATACCCGCGAGCGGGCAGCCGGATGGAGGGAAAAACAATATGAAAAACCAGAACACATGACCTTCCCCTTCTTTGACGGGTATGCTGACGTCCTTATCGCTGACACAAGGGACCCCGCGATTATTGATGGTGCTCTGCGTATGGATACCAGGACCGATACCAAGCGGCAGAGAGAATCGCATGCGTGGGACCTCCTTGCAACAATACGAAGCCTGACAATCAAAGGCCGCCAATAA
- a CDS encoding DUF7544 domain-containing protein, whose amino-acid sequence MSTDYYAFRAIDQAVVRTKNILLPVQRGVWLRLALIALFVGGSAGGFEMGWQNDAPTFPQGLDTIDLSAFGQELPAVALAIIAFGIAYALISGIFQFVFFDAIREDRIVIKDYFRKEIRNGMRYFGFLFAISALLFFLLFIPAALVLSGMVIVDAGTVFQRVVLVIGYIAYAVILGFPYLMIVMFTTDFVVPIMRIGRCGILAGWSRCVRLFEGMWNQAAVYAGMKILFVLLMSIVVGLMVAITAGCVGVPVFLILAGEGWPSVGIGWYTVLFAAYICLVAFSGLLFSVPFITFLRCYSLYVLEYLNPGYEVFGEFRQQHPDR is encoded by the coding sequence ATGAGTACTGATTACTATGCCTTTCGTGCCATCGATCAGGCGGTGGTCCGGACGAAAAATATTCTCCTCCCCGTACAGCGGGGAGTGTGGCTACGTCTGGCGCTTATAGCCTTGTTTGTAGGTGGAAGCGCAGGTGGTTTCGAGATGGGATGGCAGAATGATGCCCCCACTTTCCCGCAGGGACTCGACACCATCGACCTGTCGGCTTTCGGGCAGGAACTACCGGCAGTTGCTTTGGCAATAATTGCTTTCGGCATTGCCTATGCACTCATTTCAGGGATATTCCAGTTCGTCTTCTTCGATGCGATACGTGAAGATAGAATTGTCATTAAAGATTATTTTCGCAAAGAAATCAGAAATGGAATGCGTTACTTTGGTTTTCTGTTTGCCATTTCAGCATTGTTATTCTTTCTCCTGTTCATTCCGGCAGCGCTCGTACTCTCCGGGATGGTCATCGTGGACGCAGGAACCGTCTTTCAAAGGGTAGTCCTCGTCATCGGCTACATTGCATACGCTGTGATCCTCGGGTTCCCATATCTGATGATAGTCATGTTTACCACCGATTTTGTTGTTCCGATAATGCGTATTGGCCGTTGCGGAATTCTGGCAGGATGGAGCCGGTGTGTCCGCCTGTTTGAAGGAATGTGGAATCAGGCAGCGGTCTATGCAGGAATGAAAATCCTGTTTGTACTGTTGATGAGCATCGTCGTCGGATTGATGGTGGCAATCACCGCAGGTTGTGTAGGGGTCCCGGTGTTTCTCATACTTGCCGGAGAAGGATGGCCATCTGTGGGTATCGGTTGGTATACAGTTCTTTTCGCAGCCTATATCTGCCTGGTGGCATTTTCCGGCCTTCTCTTTAGCGTTCCATTCATCACCTTCCTCCGGTGCTACTCCCTTTATGTACTGGAATACCTGAACCCCGGGTACGAAGTCTTTGGGGAGTTCAGGCAGCAACACCCGGACCGGTGA
- the cofD gene encoding 2-phospho-L-lactate transferase codes for MITFLSGGTGTPKLIRGFRTSYADHEMAVIVNTAEDMWFSGSHLSPDIDTVMYLFADMLDIKRWWGIEDDTTYTSDFLKKIGFPEKVTLGDRDRAVNIARAELLRGGHTLTHATQTLCVRLGVDATVLPMCDTEVTTCIRSGDEILHFQEYWVGRKGNVEISEIMRTCEVPPVATDEVLTAIRDAEAVIIGPSNPVTSISPILECEGVVDALRNQTVVVVSPFIGDAPVSGPAAALMEAWGMPPATASTFDLYREFADIYIQDIRDPDALPYAIQLDTLMTGLEAAEALAEEILGLL; via the coding sequence ATGATAACTTTCCTCTCGGGCGGAACGGGAACGCCCAAACTTATCCGGGGATTTCGCACGTCGTATGCCGACCATGAGATGGCAGTGATTGTCAACACTGCCGAGGACATGTGGTTCTCCGGCAGTCACCTCTCCCCCGATATTGACACCGTGATGTATCTCTTTGCAGACATGCTCGATATAAAGCGTTGGTGGGGAATCGAGGACGATACCACCTACACATCTGATTTTCTCAAGAAGATTGGCTTTCCGGAGAAGGTCACTTTGGGGGACAGGGATCGGGCGGTCAACATCGCACGCGCCGAGCTGCTGAGGGGTGGGCATACACTGACGCATGCCACACAGACACTGTGCGTCCGCCTCGGTGTTGATGCCACCGTTCTTCCGATGTGCGATACGGAAGTGACCACCTGCATCAGAAGCGGGGATGAAATACTCCATTTCCAGGAGTACTGGGTCGGACGTAAGGGAAATGTAGAGATCTCCGAAATCATGCGGACCTGTGAAGTACCTCCTGTTGCCACCGATGAGGTCCTCACTGCCATCCGGGATGCAGAGGCCGTGATCATCGGGCCTTCAAATCCGGTAACGAGCATTTCACCCATCCTGGAATGTGAAGGGGTCGTTGATGCACTCAGGAATCAGACCGTCGTTGTCGTCAGCCCATTCATCGGAGATGCCCCGGTAAGCGGCCCTGCGGCGGCTCTCATGGAAGCATGGGGGATGCCCCCCGCCACCGCATCCACCTTTGATCTGTACAGGGAATTTGCAGACATCTACATCCAGGACATTCGTGACCCTGATGCCCTCCCCTACGCCATTCAGCTGGACACCCTGATGACCGGCCTTGAGGCCGCAGAGGCTCTTGCAGAGGAGATACTGGGACTTCTCTGA
- a CDS encoding HD domain-containing protein, translating into MKTIKDPVHGHVRVQKELLSLLDAPPVQRLRYIRQLGFSHLVYPGANHSRYEHSLGTMHLAGSMAAHLELDEGDQLLVKAAGLLHDVGHGPFSHATEFLMEEYCGRGHQDVSRIVKQSDVSEALDSVGIDPAEICEIVNGEHHLAGIIHGDLDVDRMDYLMRDAHYTGVPYGTVDPDRLIHSTAYTIDSGLHLRESGINSAESLLIARTLMRPAVYFHHVSRIAEAMAIFALKCHIEESGTDPELLFGMDDDAFICTLLTSPSSIAKDMAGRLKSRRLYKRALYVGKDRVNPASYAQDISSADGRRIAAEIAERAGVAEESVLVDIPAFPSDMRMGVQVENLHDLTSLDEISPLMRTLNETRKRQWRLGVYTLPEQRKSVEDAASEVLSIKKPTKQYRLIP; encoded by the coding sequence ATGAAGACGATTAAGGACCCCGTGCACGGGCATGTGCGCGTACAAAAAGAGCTCCTCTCCCTTCTTGATGCACCTCCGGTCCAGCGTTTACGATATATCCGGCAGCTTGGATTTTCGCATCTGGTCTATCCCGGAGCAAACCACAGCCGGTATGAACATTCTCTCGGGACGATGCACCTGGCAGGGTCAATGGCGGCGCATCTTGAGCTTGATGAGGGCGACCAGCTTCTGGTGAAAGCGGCAGGTCTTTTGCATGATGTGGGACACGGTCCGTTTTCCCACGCCACCGAGTTTCTGATGGAGGAGTACTGCGGGCGTGGCCACCAGGATGTCTCCAGGATTGTAAAACAGAGCGACGTAAGCGAGGCCCTTGACTCAGTCGGTATAGACCCTGCCGAAATCTGTGAAATTGTCAATGGCGAGCACCATCTTGCGGGGATAATTCATGGGGACCTGGATGTCGATCGCATGGACTATCTCATGCGGGATGCGCACTACACAGGAGTCCCCTATGGTACCGTTGATCCGGACCGGCTTATCCACAGCACTGCGTATACCATTGACTCCGGCCTCCATTTGAGGGAAAGTGGGATAAATTCTGCAGAATCCCTGTTGATTGCCCGTACTCTGATGCGACCCGCGGTATATTTTCACCACGTATCACGCATTGCTGAGGCGATGGCAATCTTTGCACTGAAATGCCATATCGAAGAGAGCGGAACAGATCCCGAACTACTCTTTGGAATGGATGACGATGCCTTTATCTGCACGCTCCTGACATCTCCGTCGTCAATCGCGAAGGATATGGCCGGGAGGCTGAAGTCCCGCCGCCTGTATAAACGAGCACTCTATGTCGGCAAGGATCGGGTCAACCCTGCCTCATATGCACAGGATATTTCCTCAGCAGATGGACGACGCATTGCCGCGGAGATTGCGGAGAGGGCCGGTGTTGCAGAGGAAAGTGTTCTGGTGGACATACCTGCCTTTCCCTCGGATATGAGGATGGGTGTGCAGGTGGAAAATCTCCACGACCTGACCAGTCTTGATGAGATCTCTCCCCTCATGCGCACACTCAATGAGACAAGGAAACGTCAGTGGCGCCTGGGGGTGTATACCCTTCCCGAGCAGAGAAAATCGGTGGAGGATGCTGCCTCGGAGGTGCTCTCCATCAAAAAACCCACTAAGCAGTACAGACTAATACCATAG
- a CDS encoding UbiX family flavin prenyltransferase: MKKRFVVAVTGASGILYARRLLEVLTPAAEVHIIISDVAERIAQLEGVDLSGFDAVYANNEDMFAALASGSFRYDGMVVVPCSMKTLAAITAGVSDNLITRAADVCLKEGRTCLLMPREMPLSRIHLRNMLEADEAGATVMVISPAFYTKPKTIDDLVDMVVARVLDHLGVEHDLSSRWGEENA, encoded by the coding sequence ATGAAAAAAAGATTCGTAGTAGCAGTCACCGGTGCGTCAGGAATACTGTATGCACGGCGACTTCTCGAGGTACTGACCCCCGCAGCGGAGGTACATATTATCATCTCGGATGTCGCGGAGAGGATTGCGCAGCTGGAGGGTGTTGACCTGAGCGGATTTGATGCCGTTTATGCAAACAATGAGGACATGTTTGCCGCACTTGCCAGCGGTTCATTCCGCTATGACGGTATGGTTGTCGTTCCATGCAGCATGAAGACGCTTGCGGCCATTACGGCAGGGGTATCGGATAATCTGATCACACGGGCTGCGGATGTCTGCCTCAAGGAAGGACGGACCTGCCTCCTGATGCCGCGCGAGATGCCGCTTTCCCGTATTCATCTGAGAAATATGCTTGAAGCAGACGAAGCCGGGGCCACCGTGATGGTGATCTCACCCGCATTTTATACCAAACCGAAGACCATCGACGACCTTGTTGATATGGTCGTTGCCCGGGTTCTCGATCACCTCGGTGTAGAGCATGATCTCAGCTCACGATGGGGGGAGGAAAATGCGTAA
- a CDS encoding UbiD family decarboxylase: MRNFIEAMREAGKVVDYKEPVSTVYDAPKIASSTDDMVFFHDLDGMGRGVMNVTASRSSLAIALGIPEREVVHRLAEKDYTGTTTDGGSLTMQAPTLTDLPVMKHYPLDAGRYLTSAVVYSAYGGVENASIHRMLVIDDNHLAARIVEGRHTHNLLQQAISEGESLPVAITIGTHPAVTFASCTRVPEGREMGYAAELLGGEMPLFECPNGIRVPDAEIVLEGYMGGETTDEGPFVDITGTYDPVRQGPVITLTGMHTKKDPIYHGILPGGNEHKILMGMPYEPKIFRAVAGVTRVRNVVLTTGGAGYLHAVIQVRKSTQGDAKNAIMAAFAAHTSLKHVVVIDEDIDPFDMEDVEYAVATRVRADRDVMIIEGVRGSSLDPCRTGDGMNVKMGIDATMVMGEEEKFIRAGWD; encoded by the coding sequence ATGCGTAATTTCATCGAGGCCATGCGGGAGGCCGGGAAGGTCGTTGACTACAAAGAACCTGTTTCAACGGTATACGACGCCCCGAAGATCGCTAGCTCTACGGATGACATGGTTTTCTTCCACGATCTCGACGGCATGGGAAGGGGTGTCATGAATGTAACCGCGTCACGCAGTTCTCTTGCAATTGCCCTTGGCATCCCTGAACGTGAAGTCGTCCACCGTCTTGCGGAGAAAGACTACACCGGGACGACCACTGACGGGGGAAGTCTCACCATGCAGGCACCCACGCTCACCGATTTGCCGGTGATGAAACATTACCCTCTTGACGCCGGCAGATACCTGACATCAGCAGTGGTCTATTCGGCGTACGGAGGGGTGGAGAATGCCTCGATTCATCGGATGCTGGTTATCGATGACAATCATCTTGCGGCACGGATTGTGGAGGGAAGACACACCCACAATCTTCTCCAGCAGGCCATTTCCGAAGGCGAGTCCCTTCCGGTGGCGATCACCATAGGGACGCATCCTGCGGTTACGTTTGCTTCCTGCACCCGTGTTCCGGAAGGAAGGGAAATGGGGTATGCCGCAGAACTACTTGGTGGTGAAATGCCGCTCTTTGAATGTCCAAACGGTATCAGGGTTCCGGATGCGGAGATTGTGCTTGAGGGGTACATGGGCGGCGAAACGACGGATGAAGGGCCGTTCGTGGACATAACCGGCACCTATGATCCCGTTCGCCAGGGACCGGTTATCACGCTCACCGGCATGCATACGAAAAAGGATCCCATCTATCACGGCATCCTTCCGGGTGGCAATGAGCATAAAATCCTGATGGGGATGCCCTATGAACCAAAAATATTCCGTGCAGTCGCGGGAGTCACCAGAGTGAGGAATGTTGTCCTTACGACGGGCGGTGCCGGGTACCTTCATGCTGTCATCCAGGTCAGGAAGAGCACCCAGGGTGATGCAAAAAATGCAATTATGGCAGCATTTGCGGCCCACACCTCTCTCAAGCATGTGGTGGTCATCGATGAGGACATTGACCCCTTCGATATGGAAGACGTGGAATATGCAGTGGCGACCCGCGTCCGCGCGGACCGCGATGTGATGATCATCGAAGGTGTCCGCGGTTCTTCGCTGGACCCATGCCGTACAGGAGACGGGATGAATGTCAAGATGGGAATTGATGCCACAATGGTCATGGGCGAAGAAGAGAAATTTATTCGTGCAGGTTGGGACTGA
- a CDS encoding aconitase X catalytic domain-containing protein — protein MYLEAEDEKILAGEYGETRRKMMEILVALGKVFGAEKMVPITSAQVAGASYKTIGKWGLEWIRSLDARVAVPTVLNPIGMSRDGWREMGIDEEFAAKQLEVIDAYRRLGIKLECTCTPYYLNITRYGDHLAWSESSAVSYANSVIGARTNREGGPSALAAAIIGKTPYYGLHVWENRMPQVIVNVEGAEDLHPDQYGALGYLAGKEVGNRIPLFRGIRPNRDQLKALGAAMAATGAVALYHVEGITPESRVLKERGADLSAIETITISASDVQTLYTVAPVDAVAIGCPHCSEDELDAIAALLKGKKVTKPLFVFAARGVIEANRDAVATIEKSGARVWADTCMVVSPAMERFDAIMVNSGKALAYVPNMCGAKSRIGTLEECVAEAVGKD, from the coding sequence ATGTACCTTGAAGCAGAAGACGAAAAGATTCTCGCCGGCGAATATGGTGAGACGCGCCGGAAAATGATGGAAATACTTGTCGCACTCGGCAAGGTGTTCGGGGCCGAGAAGATGGTCCCGATCACCAGTGCACAGGTGGCAGGGGCCTCCTACAAGACCATTGGCAAATGGGGTCTGGAGTGGATTCGCAGTCTCGACGCCAGGGTCGCGGTCCCGACGGTCCTGAATCCGATTGGGATGTCACGGGACGGATGGCGCGAGATGGGAATTGACGAAGAATTCGCCGCAAAACAGCTCGAAGTCATTGATGCATACCGCCGTCTGGGGATCAAACTGGAATGTACCTGCACACCCTACTACCTGAATATCACCCGGTATGGGGATCATCTTGCATGGTCGGAGTCATCGGCGGTCAGCTACGCGAATTCCGTCATCGGAGCGCGGACAAACAGGGAAGGCGGCCCGTCCGCACTTGCAGCCGCAATCATCGGAAAAACGCCGTATTATGGCCTTCATGTCTGGGAAAACCGGATGCCGCAGGTTATTGTCAACGTGGAGGGGGCAGAGGATCTCCACCCCGACCAGTATGGGGCCCTTGGATATCTGGCAGGAAAGGAGGTGGGCAACCGTATTCCGCTCTTCCGTGGTATCCGCCCGAACCGTGATCAGCTCAAGGCACTTGGTGCCGCCATGGCCGCGACGGGGGCGGTGGCGCTCTACCACGTCGAGGGCATAACGCCCGAGTCCCGCGTCCTCAAAGAACGGGGGGCGGACCTGTCGGCAATTGAAACGATTACGATATCGGCATCGGATGTTCAGACACTCTATACCGTGGCACCGGTGGATGCGGTCGCCATCGGATGCCCGCATTGTTCAGAGGATGAACTTGACGCTATTGCTGCCCTTCTGAAAGGGAAAAAGGTTACAAAACCTCTCTTTGTGTTTGCGGCAAGGGGAGTGATCGAGGCGAATCGCGACGCCGTGGCAACCATTGAAAAGAGCGGTGCTCGTGTGTGGGCAGACACCTGCATGGTGGTATCTCCGGCGATGGAGCGGTTCGATGCCATCATGGTGAATTCCGGAAAGGCATTGGCGTATGTTCCGAACATGTGCGGGGCGAAATCGCGGATCGGGACTCTGGAGGAATGTGTTGCCGAGGCGGTAGGGAAAGACTGA
- a CDS encoding phosphoribosylanthranilate isomerase yields the protein MFRECGGGGNVHAVDEGSVHEETGTMLIKICGITTKEDALAAEAAGADAIGVILFSDSLREIGLDDAAGIFRVLKPSTRKVCVSHTSSEDDLRAILTTGPDAVQISSRDLISPEGVQVIRVVEPGDSIPDDADAVIIDSSRGHGTPFDPVYACSVVRKAGVPVILAGGLTPENVCEAICRVRPSMVDVATGVEYAPGKKDHEKVRMFIAAVRGCR from the coding sequence GTGTTCCGTGAATGTGGGGGAGGAGGAAATGTCCATGCCGTCGATGAGGGGAGTGTCCATGAGGAAACAGGAACAATGCTCATAAAAATATGTGGGATAACAACCAAGGAAGACGCGCTTGCAGCCGAAGCAGCAGGGGCGGATGCAATTGGAGTGATCCTCTTCAGTGACTCCCTCCGGGAGATCGGTCTTGACGATGCCGCAGGGATTTTTCGTGTCCTGAAACCGTCGACACGAAAGGTCTGCGTCAGCCACACCTCATCTGAAGACGATCTTCGTGCCATCCTGACGACTGGCCCGGATGCAGTTCAGATATCATCGCGTGACCTGATCTCACCGGAGGGAGTGCAGGTCATTCGGGTGGTGGAACCCGGTGACAGTATCCCGGATGATGCCGACGCCGTCATAATCGACAGCAGTCGAGGCCATGGAACTCCATTTGATCCTGTCTATGCCTGTTCGGTGGTAAGGAAGGCCGGGGTCCCGGTTATCCTTGCGGGGGGGCTTACTCCAGAGAATGTCTGTGAAGCCATTTGCCGGGTACGGCCCTCCATGGTGGATGTGGCAACCGGGGTTGAATATGCTCCGGGAAAAAAGGATCATGAAAAAGTGCGCATGTTTATCGCAGCGGTCCGCGGCTGCAGGTGA